A window from Cryobacterium sp. PAMC25264 encodes these proteins:
- a CDS encoding cytochrome c encodes MPRTQKPTAGRSRRSGRRSPLASVALIAIGLLFTGGAYAMFSTGTASAATDTASQQTVSEGEKLFAANCATCHGLSAEGTGAGPSLIGVGAASVDFQVGTGRMPMQANGPQAIVKPVQFTEEQTAALAAYVASLAPGPAIPAQELLDAQGDAASGAELFRINCAMCHNVAGAGGALTEGKYAPALEGVTPQHIYEAMITGPQNMPVFNDMNISPEDKRDIITYLKYVENNPSPGGFALGSLGPVSEGLFLWIFGLGAIVALTVWITAKSN; translated from the coding sequence ATGCCCAGGACTCAGAAACCTACCGCCGGACGGTCCCGTCGTTCCGGCCGTCGCAGCCCTCTCGCGAGCGTCGCCCTCATTGCCATCGGACTGCTCTTCACGGGCGGCGCGTACGCGATGTTCAGCACCGGAACCGCCAGCGCTGCCACGGACACAGCATCCCAGCAGACCGTCAGCGAGGGCGAAAAACTCTTCGCCGCCAACTGCGCCACCTGCCACGGCCTCAGCGCCGAGGGCACCGGTGCCGGGCCCAGCCTGATCGGCGTCGGGGCAGCCTCCGTCGACTTCCAGGTCGGCACCGGTCGGATGCCTATGCAGGCCAATGGCCCGCAGGCCATCGTCAAGCCTGTGCAGTTCACCGAGGAACAGACCGCGGCCCTGGCGGCCTACGTCGCCTCTCTCGCCCCCGGACCGGCCATTCCTGCCCAGGAGCTGCTGGACGCACAGGGAGACGCCGCATCCGGCGCCGAACTGTTCCGCATCAACTGCGCCATGTGCCACAACGTGGCCGGCGCCGGTGGAGCCCTCACCGAGGGCAAGTACGCCCCCGCCCTTGAGGGTGTCACCCCCCAACACATCTACGAGGCCATGATCACGGGCCCGCAGAACATGCCGGTCTTCAACGACATGAACATCTCGCCGGAAGACAAGCGCGACATCATCACGTACCTCAAGTACGTGGAGAACAACCCGTCGCCGGGCGGATTCGCCCTGGGCTCACTGGGTCCCGTTTCCGAAGGCCTCTTCCTCTGGATCTTCGGACTGGGAGCCATCGTGGCCCTGACGGTGTGGATCACGGCGAAATCGAATTGA
- the dhaL gene encoding dihydroxyacetone kinase subunit DhaL: MSVDVAWAEAWIRNSARVLSENRAELNTLDREIGDGDHGENMDRGFQAMLPKLDATTDAGTPAELLKTLAATLISTVGGAAGPLYGTAYLKAAAAVAGSAALDGPAVVALLTAGRDGIVLRGKAESGDKTMVDAWTPAVDAATAAEAAGESPEKILAAAADAADAGAAATVPLIARKGRASYLGERSIGHLDPGARSTALILRCAADAATQS; this comes from the coding sequence ATGAGCGTAGACGTCGCCTGGGCAGAAGCCTGGATCAGGAACAGTGCACGGGTTCTCTCGGAGAACCGCGCCGAGTTGAACACCTTGGACCGGGAGATCGGCGACGGTGACCACGGCGAGAACATGGACAGGGGATTCCAGGCCATGCTGCCCAAGCTCGATGCCACGACCGATGCCGGCACGCCGGCCGAACTGCTCAAGACCCTCGCGGCGACGCTCATCTCCACGGTGGGTGGGGCCGCCGGCCCGCTCTACGGCACGGCCTATCTCAAGGCCGCCGCGGCCGTGGCCGGTTCCGCCGCCTTGGACGGGCCCGCCGTGGTCGCTCTGCTCACGGCAGGACGGGACGGAATCGTCCTGCGCGGCAAGGCCGAGTCCGGTGACAAGACCATGGTCGACGCATGGACGCCAGCGGTGGACGCCGCAACCGCGGCCGAGGCCGCCGGAGAGAGCCCCGAGAAAATCCTGGCCGCGGCGGCGGACGCGGCCGACGCCGGTGCAGCAGCCACGGTTCCCTTGATCGCTCGCAAAGGCCGGGCCAGCTACCTGGGGGAGCGCTCGATCGGTCATCTGGATCCCGGCGCCCGGTCCACGGCGCTGATCCTGCGCTGCGCTGCCGACGCGGCCACGCAGTCTTGA
- a CDS encoding SDR family oxidoreductase, which translates to MNPLQPGTLSGKRVLVTGSSRGIGADTVAYFAEAGAQVVINYRNKEARANKLAAAIREAGGTAMTVGADLTDAESVSAMFDTIRAEYGGLDILVMNASGGMESGMAEDYAMQLNRDAQVNLLNAAVPLLSDGSRVVFITSHQAHFVDTAANVDVYEPVARSKRAGEDALRAVIPELAEAGIGFVVVSGDMIQGTITAVLLERANPGAISARQESAGKLYNVSEFAAEIVSAAVEPVPAGNTRYVGTPPTSPAEWPELRAPLSGARLRPMRLDRR; encoded by the coding sequence ATGAATCCCCTCCAGCCCGGTACTCTGTCGGGAAAGCGCGTCCTCGTCACGGGTTCGTCCCGCGGGATCGGTGCCGACACCGTCGCCTACTTCGCCGAGGCCGGCGCCCAGGTCGTCATCAACTACCGCAACAAGGAAGCGCGGGCCAACAAGCTCGCCGCCGCCATCCGTGAAGCCGGCGGAACGGCCATGACCGTGGGCGCCGACCTCACCGATGCCGAGTCGGTGTCGGCGATGTTCGACACCATTCGCGCCGAATACGGCGGACTCGACATCCTCGTGATGAACGCCTCCGGCGGCATGGAGAGCGGTATGGCCGAGGACTACGCCATGCAGCTGAATCGGGACGCCCAGGTCAATCTCCTCAACGCCGCCGTGCCGCTGCTCAGCGACGGCTCCCGCGTGGTCTTCATCACCAGCCACCAGGCTCACTTCGTCGACACCGCGGCCAACGTGGACGTGTACGAGCCTGTCGCGCGCAGCAAGCGCGCCGGCGAGGACGCCCTCCGGGCCGTCATCCCCGAGCTCGCCGAGGCCGGCATCGGTTTCGTCGTGGTGTCCGGCGACATGATCCAGGGCACCATCACGGCCGTTCTGCTCGAGCGCGCCAACCCCGGGGCGATCAGTGCCCGCCAGGAATCCGCGGGAAAACTGTACAACGTGAGCGAATTCGCCGCGGAGATCGTGTCAGCCGCCGTCGAGCCGGTTCCGGCCGGCAACACGCGGTACGTGGGGACACCTCCGACTTCACCAGCTGAGTGGCCCGAGCTGAGGGCCCCGCTCAGCGGGGCCCGGCTCAGGCCAATGCGCCTCGACCGAAGGTGA
- a CDS encoding cytochrome c oxidase subunit 4 — MNANIKLYWILAVFFALLTAVYIVWSLVDPLHGRIEWVGTFGIALSGVLVAFVAFYLSQVHKAQGGELPEDTLSANIDDGDPELGFFSPWSWWPIMLAASAALLFLGLAVGFWICFIAIGIGVISLTGWVYEYYRGLFAR, encoded by the coding sequence ATGAATGCCAATATCAAGCTCTACTGGATTCTGGCGGTCTTCTTCGCACTCCTGACGGCCGTCTACATAGTCTGGAGCCTCGTCGATCCGCTGCACGGCCGCATTGAATGGGTCGGTACCTTCGGTATCGCCCTGAGCGGTGTGCTGGTGGCGTTCGTCGCTTTCTACCTGTCGCAGGTTCACAAGGCCCAGGGTGGAGAACTGCCTGAGGATACCCTGAGCGCGAACATCGACGACGGCGACCCCGAGCTGGGTTTCTTCAGCCCGTGGAGCTGGTGGCCCATCATGCTCGCCGCCTCGGCCGCACTGCTGTTCCTGGGTCTCGCCGTGGGCTTCTGGATCTGCTTCATCGCCATCGGGATCGGCGTGATCAGCCTGACCGGGTGGGTGTACGAGTACTACCGGGGGCTCTTCGCCCGCTAA
- a CDS encoding ubiquinol-cytochrome c reductase cytochrome b subunit gives MKPAETKKSGGFTGAAANYIDERTSISTAVKELGRKIFPDHWSFLLGEVALYSFVIILLSGSFLTFFFQASMAEVAYDGSYVPLKGVEMSAAMASSLDISFDVRGGLLMRQVHHWAALLFVASIGLHMLRIYFTGAFRKPRELNWVIGFILFILAMAEGFTGYSLPDDLLSGNGLRIIDGMVKGIPVVGTWISFLLFGGEFPGTDIVGRLYSLHILLLPAIIVALIAMHLLFVVVHKHTQYPGAGRTNNNVVGYPVLPVYAAKAGGFFFIVFGVVMLMASFFTINPIWNYGPYDPSPVSAGTQPDWYIGFADGALRLIPPGLEWVFLGHTWSFNILIPLVGLGLFIAVVLFYPFLEAWVTGDKREHHILDRPRNAPTRTAIGAAGVTFYAGLWAAASSDIIATHFKLTMEGVIHTLQAVVILGPFIAYFITKRVCLALQKKDREIVLHGYESGRIVRLPGGEYIEVHQPVDEYERWKLVSYNDYKPLTVKPNAQGKISGVQKVRAGLSRWFFEDRIAPVGTKEIEESHGDHH, from the coding sequence ATGAAACCCGCCGAGACGAAGAAGTCCGGCGGCTTCACCGGCGCCGCGGCCAACTACATCGACGAGCGCACGAGCATCTCCACCGCGGTCAAGGAGCTGGGTCGCAAGATCTTCCCCGACCACTGGTCGTTCCTGCTGGGCGAGGTGGCGCTGTACAGTTTCGTCATCATCCTGCTCTCGGGATCGTTCCTGACGTTCTTCTTCCAGGCCTCCATGGCCGAGGTCGCCTACGACGGTTCCTACGTCCCGCTGAAGGGCGTGGAGATGTCGGCCGCGATGGCCTCGTCTCTCGACATCTCGTTCGATGTTCGCGGCGGGCTTCTGATGCGCCAGGTGCACCACTGGGCAGCCCTGCTGTTCGTGGCCTCCATCGGTCTGCACATGCTCCGCATTTACTTCACGGGGGCCTTCCGCAAACCGCGCGAGCTCAACTGGGTGATCGGATTCATTCTCTTCATCCTCGCCATGGCGGAGGGCTTCACCGGCTACTCGCTCCCCGACGACCTGCTCTCCGGAAACGGTCTCCGCATCATCGACGGCATGGTCAAGGGCATCCCGGTCGTGGGCACCTGGATCTCGTTCCTCCTCTTCGGCGGCGAGTTCCCCGGTACCGATATCGTCGGTCGCCTGTACTCGCTGCACATCCTGCTGCTGCCGGCGATCATCGTGGCGCTCATAGCCATGCACCTGCTCTTCGTGGTCGTGCACAAGCACACGCAGTACCCCGGAGCCGGCCGCACCAACAACAACGTCGTCGGCTACCCCGTGCTTCCGGTCTACGCCGCGAAGGCCGGTGGGTTCTTCTTCATCGTCTTCGGCGTGGTCATGCTGATGGCCTCCTTCTTCACCATCAACCCGATCTGGAACTACGGTCCCTACGACCCGTCCCCCGTGTCGGCCGGAACCCAGCCGGACTGGTACATTGGCTTCGCCGACGGTGCCCTCCGACTGATCCCACCGGGACTCGAGTGGGTCTTCCTCGGACACACCTGGTCGTTCAACATCCTGATCCCCCTGGTGGGCCTGGGCCTGTTCATCGCCGTGGTGCTGTTCTACCCATTCCTCGAGGCCTGGGTCACGGGCGACAAGCGCGAGCACCACATCCTGGACCGCCCGCGCAACGCTCCGACCCGCACGGCCATCGGCGCCGCCGGTGTCACCTTCTACGCGGGCCTCTGGGCCGCCGCGTCGTCGGACATCATCGCCACGCACTTCAAGCTGACGATGGAGGGCGTGATCCACACCCTGCAGGCCGTCGTCATCCTCGGCCCGTTCATCGCGTACTTCATCACCAAGCGCGTGTGCCTGGCCCTGCAGAAGAAGGATCGTGAGATCGTGCTGCACGGCTACGAGTCCGGGCGCATCGTCCGCCTGCCCGGCGGCGAGTACATCGAGGTGCACCAGCCCGTCGACGAGTACGAGCGCTGGAAGCTGGTGAGCTACAACGACTACAAGCCGTTGACGGTGAAGCCGAACGCCCAGGGCAAGATCTCTGGCGTGCAGAAGGTCCGTGCGGGTCTATCCCGATGGTTCTTCGAAGACCGGATCGCTCCGGTGGGCACGAAGGAAATCGAAGAGAGCCACGGCGATCACCACTAG
- a CDS encoding ubiquinol-cytochrome c reductase iron-sulfur subunit produces MASDETSGKDLTAADSSGVEHGTAAAGTAVVARDAVANPGFPPHRPRVTDLDPRKEKQAERTVYTLFYLSIVGSVFAIAAYMIFPIVPEDPGSVRLNNLFIGIGLALALLALGIGAVHWGKALMHDEEGIDERHPVRGTDETRARAVEIFQEANTESGFGRRTLIRNSLIGALVVFPLPAVVLFRGLAPQDQDPVALLKQTMWEKGTRLALDPSGAPIKAADVTLGSSFAVIPEGLMDLEHGRLEEKAKSVVILVRMKPQDLIESPERASWSYDGIVAYSKICTHVGCPVGLYEQQTHHLLCPCHQSQFDVADHAKVIFGPAKRPLPQLPIAVDAEGYLIAQSDFLEPVGPSFWERQ; encoded by the coding sequence ATGGCCAGCGATGAGACCAGCGGAAAGGACCTGACCGCTGCCGACTCCTCGGGCGTCGAGCACGGCACCGCCGCCGCGGGTACCGCCGTCGTGGCACGCGACGCCGTGGCCAACCCCGGCTTCCCGCCGCACCGGCCGCGCGTCACCGACCTGGACCCCCGCAAGGAGAAGCAGGCCGAGCGCACCGTTTACACGCTCTTCTACCTCTCGATCGTGGGCAGCGTGTTCGCGATCGCCGCGTACATGATCTTCCCGATCGTCCCCGAAGACCCGGGCTCCGTCCGTCTGAACAACCTGTTCATCGGCATCGGACTGGCCCTGGCCCTGTTGGCGCTGGGAATCGGCGCTGTGCACTGGGGCAAGGCCCTGATGCACGACGAAGAAGGAATCGACGAACGCCACCCGGTCCGCGGCACCGACGAGACCCGTGCGCGCGCCGTGGAGATTTTCCAGGAAGCGAATACCGAGTCCGGCTTCGGCCGACGCACTCTGATCCGCAACAGCCTCATCGGCGCCCTGGTGGTCTTCCCCCTCCCGGCCGTCGTGCTGTTCCGCGGTCTTGCACCGCAGGACCAGGACCCGGTCGCCCTGCTCAAGCAGACCATGTGGGAGAAGGGCACACGCCTGGCGCTCGACCCCTCTGGCGCGCCCATCAAGGCAGCGGATGTCACCCTGGGTTCCTCGTTCGCCGTGATCCCCGAGGGACTGATGGACCTCGAGCACGGACGCCTGGAAGAGAAGGCCAAGTCCGTGGTGATCCTGGTACGCATGAAGCCGCAGGATCTCATCGAGTCGCCGGAACGCGCGAGCTGGTCCTATGACGGCATCGTCGCGTACTCCAAGATCTGCACGCACGTCGGCTGCCCCGTCGGCCTGTACGAGCAGCAGACGCACCACCTCCTCTGCCCGTGCCACCAGTCGCAGTTCGACGTGGCCGACCACGCCAAGGTCATCTTCGGACCGGCCAAGCGTCCACTCCCCCAGCTACCCATTGCGGTGGATGCTGAGGGATACTTGATCGCACAAAGCGATTTCCTTGAACCAGTCGGACCGAGCTTTTGGGAGCGACAGTGA
- a CDS encoding putative RNA methyltransferase: protein MTTSSSGSQSRAPKPLQTLSDWLRCPNCFQDLVPHDERVLGCPAGHRFDLNRRGYASLLRGNTKLIGDSAAMLDARERFLAAGWYAPLLDALTALVTTAAPRTVVDIGCGSGYYLGGILTGLARSRLEQSGLARSDSHAATAPPLSALAVDLSPVAVARTVRSAGTLARAWKPGSPALAVAGLVADVWSPLPIRDGAAEALINVFAPRNPAEFHRILSPDGLLAVVVPHPTHLQELRTAGLALGLHENKTEDLVASLSGRFTLESTQDIGSVLRLSQTDVLALLGMGPSSHHPAAADGAVGFPTDVTVAFRLLAFRRT from the coding sequence ATCACCACTAGCTCCTCGGGTTCGCAGTCTCGGGCACCGAAGCCGCTTCAGACCCTGTCTGATTGGCTTCGGTGCCCGAACTGTTTCCAGGACCTCGTCCCGCACGACGAGAGAGTCCTGGGCTGCCCCGCCGGCCACCGCTTCGACCTCAACCGTCGGGGATACGCATCATTACTCCGGGGGAACACGAAGCTCATCGGAGACTCGGCTGCCATGCTGGACGCCAGGGAGAGATTCCTGGCCGCGGGTTGGTATGCTCCCCTGCTCGATGCCTTGACGGCTCTCGTCACGACAGCGGCGCCCCGCACAGTGGTGGACATCGGCTGTGGATCCGGGTACTACCTTGGTGGCATCCTCACCGGCCTTGCACGGTCGCGCCTCGAACAGTCAGGGCTCGCGCGGTCTGATTCTCACGCCGCGACCGCCCCGCCCCTGTCGGCCTTGGCCGTTGACCTGTCCCCCGTCGCCGTCGCGCGGACCGTGCGCTCGGCTGGGACTCTCGCTCGAGCGTGGAAGCCCGGCTCGCCTGCGCTGGCAGTGGCGGGTCTCGTGGCGGATGTCTGGTCGCCGTTGCCCATCCGCGACGGGGCCGCCGAGGCGCTCATCAACGTCTTCGCTCCACGCAACCCTGCCGAATTCCACCGCATCCTGTCCCCCGACGGCCTCCTTGCCGTCGTGGTGCCTCACCCAACGCACCTGCAGGAACTCCGAACGGCCGGCCTGGCCCTCGGCCTGCACGAGAACAAGACCGAAGACCTCGTGGCAAGCCTGTCCGGCCGGTTCACGCTGGAGTCGACCCAGGACATCGGGTCCGTGCTGCGCCTCTCCCAGACAGATGTTCTCGCGCTTCTCGGCATGGGGCCGTCTTCTCACCATCCTGCGGCAGCGGACGGGGCCGTTGGGTTTCCCACCGACGTCACCGTGGCGTTCCGGTTGCTCGCCTTCCGCCGCACTTGA
- a CDS encoding HdeD family acid-resistance protein — protein MSNTTATGTAVFALAIDPRHLSAREITGIRVAFAAGAVLAIAIGTVLLVWTEATLAVIAVLFGLYFVISGVVRIVRGVAATGAGTGGRVLNIVFGVLVLILGILALRNPEGSLGVLGLLVGIVWIVEGVAALVEFTTDTSRWPGIVLGLVASSPGSSCCSPRSRPSACW, from the coding sequence ATGTCCAACACCACCGCAACCGGCACCGCGGTCTTCGCCCTCGCCATCGACCCCAGGCACCTGAGCGCGCGGGAGATCACCGGCATCCGGGTGGCCTTCGCCGCCGGCGCGGTGCTTGCCATCGCCATCGGCACTGTCCTGCTCGTCTGGACCGAGGCGACCCTGGCCGTGATCGCCGTTCTCTTCGGGCTCTACTTCGTGATCAGCGGGGTTGTGCGCATCGTGCGCGGGGTGGCAGCCACCGGGGCCGGCACCGGAGGCCGGGTGCTCAACATTGTGTTCGGCGTGCTCGTGCTGATCCTGGGCATTCTGGCGCTCCGCAACCCGGAGGGCTCCCTGGGCGTGCTCGGGCTGCTGGTGGGTATCGTCTGGATCGTGGAGGGCGTCGCCGCCCTCGTCGAGTTCACCACAGACACCAGCCGGTGGCCGGGGATCGTCCTTGGCCTGGTGGCATCCTCGCCGGGATCATCGTGCTGTTCGCCCCGGTCGAGACCATCGGCGTGCTGGTGA
- a CDS encoding SPFH domain-containing protein, translating into MIVQLFVLLLIVVVLVFVVVILVRTIRIIPQASAGVVERLGKYHKTLMPGLNILVPFIDRVRPLIDMREQVVSFPPQPVITEDNLVVSIDTVVYFQVTDARAATYEIANYLGAVEQLTTTTLRNVVGGLNLEEALTSRDNINGQLRIVLDEATGKWGIRVGRVELKAIDPPVSIQDSMEKQMRAERDRRALILTAEGTKQSAILTAEGARQASILQAEGQAKAAVLRAQGEAEAITTVFKAIHDGDPDPKLLAYQYLQTLPKLAEGTSNKLWIVPSELTEAMKGIGRAFGPNPVAGSHPGAPTSAAPSDGESAGRAPVAGRES; encoded by the coding sequence ATCATCGTCCAGTTATTCGTTCTTCTGCTCATCGTCGTCGTCCTGGTGTTCGTGGTCGTGATCCTGGTCCGCACCATCCGGATCATCCCGCAGGCCAGTGCCGGTGTGGTGGAACGCCTGGGCAAGTACCACAAGACCCTGATGCCGGGGCTGAACATCCTGGTCCCCTTCATCGACCGGGTCCGCCCGCTCATCGATATGCGCGAACAGGTGGTGTCCTTTCCGCCGCAGCCCGTCATCACCGAGGACAACCTCGTCGTGTCCATCGACACTGTGGTCTACTTCCAGGTGACGGATGCCCGCGCCGCGACCTATGAGATCGCCAACTACCTGGGCGCCGTCGAGCAGCTCACCACCACCACGCTCCGCAACGTGGTGGGCGGCCTGAACCTCGAAGAGGCCCTCACCAGCCGGGACAACATCAACGGCCAGCTGCGGATCGTGCTCGACGAGGCGACCGGAAAGTGGGGCATCCGCGTGGGCCGGGTCGAGCTCAAGGCCATCGATCCGCCCGTCTCCATCCAGGACTCGATGGAGAAGCAGATGCGCGCCGAACGAGACCGCCGAGCGCTGATCCTCACCGCTGAGGGCACCAAGCAGTCCGCGATCCTCACCGCCGAGGGTGCCCGGCAGGCCTCGATCCTGCAAGCAGAGGGGCAGGCCAAGGCCGCCGTACTCCGCGCCCAGGGTGAGGCTGAGGCCATCACCACGGTCTTCAAGGCGATCCACGACGGTGACCCCGACCCGAAGCTGCTCGCATACCAGTACCTGCAGACCCTGCCCAAGCTGGCCGAAGGCACCTCCAACAAGCTCTGGATCGTGCCCAGCGAACTGACCGAGGCGATGAAGGGCATCGGGCGGGCGTTCGGTCCGAACCCCGTGGCCGGGTCGCATCCCGGTGCCCCGACATCCGCTGCGCCGAGTGACGGCGAGTCGGCCGGTCGGGCGCCGGTGGCCGGACGTGAGAGCTGA
- a CDS encoding RidA family protein produces MSAEPRPVDPPGMATSPAFAQGMIAPAGPMLFVGGQNGINPSGALLDGMGPQSEQALRNVLTVLAAAGSGPEYVVKLTIYLAAGVDPTAAYSATRTVWGDRRTAVTVLSMTPARPGALVEIDAVAAIPQR; encoded by the coding sequence GTGAGCGCCGAGCCCCGACCGGTCGACCCGCCCGGGATGGCCACCAGTCCTGCCTTCGCCCAGGGCATGATCGCGCCTGCCGGACCGATGCTGTTCGTCGGCGGGCAGAACGGCATCAACCCCTCCGGTGCACTGCTGGACGGTATGGGGCCGCAGAGTGAACAGGCCCTCCGCAACGTGCTCACCGTGCTCGCCGCGGCCGGTTCGGGGCCGGAGTACGTCGTGAAGCTCACGATCTACCTCGCCGCCGGCGTCGATCCCACAGCCGCCTACTCCGCCACACGCACGGTCTGGGGCGACCGGCGTACGGCTGTCACCGTGCTGTCCATGACACCGGCGCGTCCGGGAGCCCTCGTGGAGATCGACGCCGTCGCCGCTATTCCTCAGCGCTGA
- a CDS encoding heme-copper oxidase subunit III yields the protein MRKTCAVIGHNGIVTTTSITPRATLPVVNRPNSVAVGTIVWLGSEVMFFAGLFAIYFTLRSTSPELWQFETEKHNFTFALVNTLILVSSSITCQFGVFAAERLQARSTGWKPSQWGMVEWFFLTYALGAIFVSGQVLEYATLVSEGVTLASNAYGSAFYLTTGFHGIHVTGGLIAFLLVIGRGFAVKNFGHKEATSAIVVSYYWHFVDVVWIGLFLVIYVLK from the coding sequence ATGAGAAAAACCTGTGCGGTAATCGGCCATAATGGAATAGTGACGACGACCTCAATTACTCCTCGGGCGACCCTCCCCGTTGTGAACAGGCCCAACAGCGTGGCGGTTGGCACCATTGTCTGGCTGGGCAGCGAAGTCATGTTCTTCGCCGGCCTCTTCGCCATCTACTTCACGCTGCGCTCGACGTCGCCAGAGTTGTGGCAGTTCGAGACGGAGAAGCACAACTTCACCTTCGCCCTGGTGAACACGCTGATCCTGGTCTCGTCCTCGATCACCTGCCAGTTCGGCGTTTTCGCGGCCGAGCGTCTGCAGGCCCGGTCCACCGGATGGAAGCCCAGCCAGTGGGGCATGGTCGAGTGGTTCTTCCTCACCTACGCCCTCGGAGCGATCTTCGTCTCCGGCCAGGTCCTGGAATACGCCACCCTCGTCTCCGAAGGCGTCACGCTGGCGTCCAACGCCTACGGCTCCGCGTTCTACCTGACCACCGGTTTCCACGGTATCCACGTGACCGGCGGCCTCATCGCTTTCCTCCTCGTGATCGGTCGTGGCTTCGCGGTCAAGAACTTCGGTCACAAGGAAGCCACCAGCGCCATCGTGGTCTCGTACTACTGGCACTTCGTCGACGTCGTCTGGATCGGGCTCTTCCTGGTCATCTACGTTCTTAAATAA
- a CDS encoding NfeD family protein — MVDLTDYLWIVWLTFILVCVIIELLTLDFTFLMIGVGSVAGLGANLLGWEWWVQILFAAAVSVLLLLLIRPVLLRAIARDSPAVPPSNVAALIGMGGRVAATVGDLGGLVKLDNGETWTAHLSPGHPPLTLEPGERVRVSAIEGSTALVEPLERI; from the coding sequence ATGGTGGATTTGACCGATTACCTGTGGATTGTCTGGCTGACGTTCATTCTGGTGTGCGTCATTATCGAGCTCCTCACCCTTGACTTCACCTTCCTGATGATCGGCGTCGGAAGTGTTGCCGGCCTGGGCGCCAACCTGCTCGGCTGGGAATGGTGGGTGCAGATCCTCTTCGCCGCCGCGGTGTCTGTCCTACTGCTGCTGCTGATCCGCCCGGTCCTGCTCCGCGCGATCGCCCGGGACAGCCCGGCCGTACCGCCGAGCAACGTGGCCGCTCTGATCGGCATGGGCGGGCGCGTCGCCGCTACTGTCGGCGATCTCGGCGGACTCGTCAAGCTGGACAACGGCGAGACCTGGACCGCGCACCTCTCCCCCGGTCACCCACCGCTCACACTCGAGCCCGGCGAACGTGTCCGGGTGTCGGCTATCGAAGGCTCCACAGCGCTCGTCGAACCCCTCGAAAGGATCTAA
- the dhaM gene encoding dihydroxyacetone kinase phosphoryl donor subunit DhaM: protein MSDSVAAGAAQPAPRVGLVFVSHSTEIASGLVTLARQMAPEATLVAAGGRDDDGIGTSFDKIAAGIARADDGGGVVVLCDLGSAILTAETAIEFLDDDVRSRVRIADAPLVEGGVAAAVAAQIGGDLDSVLRAAESAGGSSAVEPESSNDAERAGGAVVRTVTLRNRDGLHARPAADFVKLASTFDAPVSVNGKDAHSLLGIMSLGLTRGMSVEISGPDERSRAAVEALADLIETGFGEE from the coding sequence ATGTCGGACTCCGTGGCGGCGGGCGCCGCTCAGCCGGCGCCTCGCGTGGGCCTCGTTTTCGTCTCGCACAGTACCGAGATCGCCTCCGGTCTTGTGACATTGGCCCGGCAGATGGCGCCTGAGGCGACGTTGGTGGCCGCAGGCGGCCGGGACGATGACGGCATCGGTACCAGCTTCGACAAGATCGCCGCTGGCATAGCCCGCGCCGACGACGGCGGGGGTGTCGTGGTCCTGTGTGACCTGGGGTCCGCCATCCTGACCGCCGAGACGGCGATCGAGTTCCTCGACGACGACGTGCGTTCCCGCGTGCGCATCGCGGATGCCCCGCTCGTCGAGGGGGGCGTGGCCGCCGCGGTTGCCGCTCAAATCGGCGGTGACCTCGACTCCGTGCTGCGGGCAGCCGAGTCCGCCGGTGGGTCCTCGGCCGTGGAGCCGGAGTCGTCGAACGATGCAGAACGCGCCGGGGGAGCCGTGGTGCGGACGGTGACGTTGCGCAACCGGGACGGCCTGCACGCGCGACCCGCGGCGGACTTCGTCAAGCTGGCGAGCACCTTCGACGCCCCGGTGAGCGTCAACGGCAAGGATGCTCACAGCCTCCTCGGCATCATGTCGCTGGGCCTGACGCGGGGGATGAGCGTCGAGATCTCCGGGCCGGACGAACGCTCCCGTGCGGCCGTCGAGGCGCTGGCGGACCTGATCGAGACCGGTTTCGGCGAGGAATGA